A region from the Fusarium graminearum PH-1 chromosome 4, whole genome shotgun sequence genome encodes:
- a CDS encoding transcriptional regulatory protein pro-1, protein MSTLPPDHRKGVSRATENTVNMTVSQSTKAKPASKACNGKPKTKTQMHRRSRTGCYTCRLRRKKCDEGTPMCTACKHLGLQCEYKRPMWWSNNDMRRKHKEDIKMIIKRKKLSEKSSHNIQNSVTSSPPGLTHSLPTSATFTDPLDRTRSASIDSQFPGAFNFNSPPNGNEYGFGAPMHPEFMFGSYSPYEIDVKTERQMFVNDVPTVRESHISTFSTYHTPPPAGTVLPHGPLDGEWTEQVFQERKQSLSEETLNCNFFDFSHGPSTESRQIQLELDENDQNLLDHFIQFVLPTIFPILESNQHCSVGSDLVLPALQSNSAYLHCCLSVAAQHLKSHTNAPNEDLDNDIMRHRYATIWALCEALKKDENHQQILEATLGLIFFQSVVGRYDDGLLDIPWHQHFQAAISLVQKLDLHGMVTDPTRASMQTPFNMSLSSWIDILGATMKGRSPTFAHTYREKHLSQFNPSLGLRELMGCDDRVMYLISEIACLESLKKDGMDDFTLCQHVSALGEQISLTEMGDAGPKMPFNANGSLSPKQLSKNMTMAFRIAARIYLCSLVPGFNPRQPSTMGLVEKLTNVLQHIPSGPNGFDRNLAWVYLIGGSTSVPGSTFRAFFEDRLVQLGDSARFGTMGRVSTLLHEVWAQNDSLAGVNTPGSTTEATQLHIHWRDVMESKGWDFLLI, encoded by the exons ATGTCTACGCTGCCCCCCGATCATCGCAAAGGCGTCTCGCGAGCTACCGAGAACACCGTCAACATGACTGTATCTCAGTCAACAAAGGCCAAGCCGGCCTCAAAAGCCTGCAATGGCAagcccaagacaaagactcaGATGCACCGTCGCTCAAGAACAG GATGCTATACTTGCCGTTTGCGACGCAAGAAATGCGACGAGGGAACCCCCATGTGCACAGCCTGCAAGCATCTCGGCTTGCAATGCGAGTACAAGCGACCCATGTGGTGGAGCAACAATGATATGCGAAGGAAGCACAAAGAGGACATCAAGATGATCATCAAGCGCAAGAAGCTCTCTGAGAAGTCATCCCACAACATCCAAAACTCTGTCACCAGTTCTCCTCCTGGCCTCACCCACTCTCTTCCCACATCAGCCACCTTCACAGATCCCCTTGACCGCACAAGATCTGCTTCCATCGACTCACAATTCCCCGGCGCTTTCAACTTCAATAGCCCCCCAAATGGCAACGAGTATGGCTTTGGTGCGCCCATGCACCCCGAGTTCATGTTCGGAAGCTACTCACCATATGAGATTGATGTCAAGACAGAGCGACAAATGTTTGTCAACGATGTCCCTACAGTTCGCGAATCACACATCTCCACTTTCAGCACTTACCACACTCCTCCCCCTGCTGGCACAGTCCTTCCTCATGGTCCTTTGGATGGTGAGTGGACCGAGCAGGTCTTCCAAGAGCGCAAGCAATCCCTCTCAGAAGAGACCCTCAACTGCAACTTCTTCGACTTTTCTCACGGCCCCTCAACAGAGTCGAGGCAAATtcagcttgagcttgatgagaacGACCAGAACCTATTGGACCACTTTATCCAATTTGTGCTGCCAACAATCTTCCCTATCCTCGAGTCCAACCAGCACTGCTCAGTCGGCTCTGACCTCGTTCTTCCTGCTCTTCAATCCAACAGCGCCTACCTTCACTGCTGCCTGAGTGTTGCTGCCCAGCACCTCAAGTCGCACACCAACGCCCCCAATGAGGACCTTGACAACGATATCATGCGCCACCGCTATGCCACCATCTGGGCTCTTTGCGAGGCGCTTAAGAAGGACGAGAACCACCAGCAGATTCTCGAGGCTACTCTTggtctcatcttcttccagtctGTCGTCGGCCGATACGATGACGGCTTGCTGGACATTCCTTGGCACCAGCACTTCCAGGCTGCTATCAGCCTGGTGCAGAAGCTTGATCTCCACGGCATGGTCACTGATCCTACCCGCGCTTCAATGCAGACTcccttcaacatgtctctctcCTCATGGATTGACATCCTTGGTGCTACCATGAAGGGTCGATCACCAACATTTGCCCACACTTACCGCGAGAAGCACCTTTCTCAGTTCAACCCCAGCCTTGGCCTACGCGAGCTTATGGGATGTGACGACCGAGTCATGTACCTCATTTCTGAGATCGCCTGTCTTGAGtctctcaagaaggacggCATGGATGACTTCACTCTCTGCCAGCATGTATCTGCCCTCGGCGAGCAAATTAGCTTGACTGAGATGGGAGATGCAGGTCCCAAGATGCCCTTCAACGCCAACGGTAGCCTTTCGCCTAAGCAGCTCTCCAAGAACATGACCATGGCCTTCCGCATTGCTGCACGCATCTACCTCTGCAGTCTGGTCCCTGGATTCAACCCCCGACAACCTTCCACCATGGGACTGGTTGAGAAGTTGACAAACGTGCTTCAGCACATTCCCTCGGGACCCAATGGATTTGACCGCAACCTTGCTTGGGTCTACCTCATTGGCGGTTCCACCAGCGTTCCTGGTAGTACATTCCGAGCTTTCTTTGAGGATCGCCTTGTCCAGCTTGGCGACTCTGCTCGATTTGGCACCATGGGACGTGTTTCCACCCTCTTGCATGAGGTGTGGGCACAGAATGATAGTCTCGCGGGTGTTAACACACCCGGATCGACGACTGAGGCGACCCAGCTGCACATCCACTGGCGGGATGTCATGGAATCCAAGGGATGGGACTTTTTGTTGATCTAA